Below is a genomic region from Fusobacterium sp. FSA-380-WT-3A.
ATTCTTTTAGAAATTATGGAGAAAGAGTACTTAGAAATAAAGAAAAGAGAAAAAGAACAAAATGAAAAAAATACTTCTTCTGAAATAGCAAGTAATGTTACTGAAAATTCTACTGAAAAAAATGCTAATGAATCTGCTGAAAAAATTAATCAAAAAACTAAAAAGAAAGAAAGTTTCTGGAAGAAAATATTTTCTAATTTTATATAAAATATTGGGAGGTTATAAATGTCTGACAACATTGTAAAAATAAAAGTTATTGGAGCTGGTGGAGCTGGTGGAAATGCTATAAACGATATGATAACTACTGGAGTTTCTGGGGTTGAATTTATAGCAGCTAATACAGATGCTCAAGATTTAAGTAAATCTCTAGCTGATGTAAGAGTCCAATTAGGGGAAAAATTAACTAGAGGACTTGGAGCTGGAGCTAATCCTGATGTAGGAAGAGAATCTGCTGAAGAAGATGTTGATAAATTAAAACAACTTCTTGAAGATGCTGATATGTTATTTATTACAGCTGGAATGGGTGGAGGTACTGGTACTGGTTCTTCTCCTGTAATAGCTAGAATAGCTAAAGAATTAGGAATTTTAACTGTAGGTATAGTTACAAAACCTTTTGGATTTGAAGGGGGAAAAAGAAGAAATAATGCTGAAAGGGGAATTGCTGAATTAAAACAATATGTTGACTCTTTAGTAGTTATCCCTAATGACAAATTATTTGAATTACCTGATAAAACAATAACTCTACAAAATGCTTTTAAAGAAGCTAATAATATCTTAAAAATTGGTATTAAAGGTGTAGCTGACTTAATGATTGGAAATGGTCTTATAAATCTTGACTTTGCTGATATTAAAACTACTATGCAAAATTCAGGAGTTGCTGTTTTAGGATTTGGAGAAGGAGATGGAGAAAATAGAGCTATGAAAGCTACTGAAAAAGCTTTAAAATCTCCTCTATTAGAAAAATCAATTTCTGGAGCTAGTAAAATCCTTCTTAATATAGCTGGTTCTTCTGATTTAACTTTAATGGAAGCTCAATCTATAGCTAATATTGTTAAAGAAGCAGCTGGAAAAGACGCTGATGATGTTATGTTTGGTGTTAATATCAATGATGAATTAGAAGATAGAATAGAAGTTACTATTATAGCTAATAATTTCGTTGATGAAATGGAAAAAACTGAACCATTTATCAATATTCAATCAAAACAAGAAAAAGTTTCAACTACTCCTGTTGAGTCAAATACTACTACTAGAAACAATGATTTAGATTTAGATTTACCACCTTGGATTAGAAGCAGTAGATAAAAAAATAAAGAGTATTGTAATATTTACAGTACTCTTTTTTGTTTTTTAATACCATATTTTTCACTTTTATTTTATATTCTTTATTTTTTTATTATAATTTTCTAAAATATAAAAAAATCCTTGATTTTATTATAAAAATATGATATTATAATTAAGGCCCTGCTCAATTAATTTAATTTTTTGGGCTAAAACCATAGGGAGGAGGTAAACAAATGAAAGCTTACGAAATCATGTACATCATCAACCCAACTGTTTTAGAAGAAGGTAGAGAAGCTGTTATGGCTAAAGTTAATGATATCTTAACTGCTGCTGGAGCAACTGTTGCTAAAACTGAAAAATGGGGAGAAAGAAAAT
It encodes:
- the ftsZ gene encoding cell division protein FtsZ, with the translated sequence MSDNIVKIKVIGAGGAGGNAINDMITTGVSGVEFIAANTDAQDLSKSLADVRVQLGEKLTRGLGAGANPDVGRESAEEDVDKLKQLLEDADMLFITAGMGGGTGTGSSPVIARIAKELGILTVGIVTKPFGFEGGKRRNNAERGIAELKQYVDSLVVIPNDKLFELPDKTITLQNAFKEANNILKIGIKGVADLMIGNGLINLDFADIKTTMQNSGVAVLGFGEGDGENRAMKATEKALKSPLLEKSISGASKILLNIAGSSDLTLMEAQSIANIVKEAAGKDADDVMFGVNINDELEDRIEVTIIANNFVDEMEKTEPFINIQSKQEKVSTTPVESNTTTRNNDLDLDLPPWIRSSR
- the rpsF gene encoding 30S ribosomal protein S6 translates to MKAYEIMYIINPTVLEEGREAVMAKVNDILTAAGATVAKTEKWGERKLAYPIDKKKTGFYVLVTLEMDGTKLVDVERKLNITEEVMRYIIVKKD